A window of Streptomyces sp. SAI-127 contains these coding sequences:
- a CDS encoding MarR family transcriptional regulator — translation MSMDMTTVGDTGLLDTLQHEVAVFARRAEQTRLGGVGQVRNSMDRAAYLLLNRLDKEGPMGVKALAASMGIDSSTVTRQVAPLVDTGLVKRTSHPEDGRAVVLQLSPRGQSRLEEVRSSRRQLMAELTHDWAPEEREAFCTLLTRFNTALSSRMAVQGVPGPEAQSS, via the coding sequence ATGTCGATGGACATGACGACCGTCGGTGACACCGGTCTCCTCGACACCCTGCAGCACGAGGTGGCGGTCTTCGCCCGTCGTGCCGAACAGACCCGGCTCGGCGGGGTGGGGCAGGTGCGCAACTCCATGGACCGCGCCGCGTACCTGCTGCTCAACCGGCTCGACAAGGAAGGCCCGATGGGCGTCAAGGCGCTCGCGGCGAGCATGGGGATCGACTCGTCCACGGTCACCCGGCAGGTGGCGCCGCTCGTCGACACCGGGCTGGTCAAGCGCACCTCGCACCCCGAGGACGGACGCGCGGTGGTGCTCCAGCTGTCCCCGCGCGGGCAGTCCCGGCTGGAGGAAGTGCGCTCATCACGGCGTCAGTTGATGGCCGAGCTGACACACGACTGGGCGCCGGAGGAGCGCGAGGCGTTCTGCACGCTCCTCACACGCTTCAACACCGCCCTCTCCTCCCGGATGGCGGTCCAGGGGGTCCCGGGACCGGAGGCGCAGTCCTCTTAG
- a CDS encoding DUF4291 domain-containing protein, whose translation MTNFLKPRRAVPQEVCERSLTWIKPSFLWMMYRCGWGTKEGQETVLAVEISRDGFDRALRNACLSSYVRGVHADRATWQRQLKRAPARVQWDPERDLRLQPLRYRSLQLGLSGEAVRLYADEWTVAIRDVTPLAHEIRALVSGDDLTAATRLLPQERPYPAGDELLANVLG comes from the coding sequence GTGACGAACTTCTTGAAGCCCAGGAGAGCAGTACCGCAAGAGGTCTGTGAGCGAAGCTTGACATGGATCAAGCCGTCGTTCCTGTGGATGATGTACCGCTGCGGTTGGGGCACCAAAGAGGGGCAGGAGACCGTTCTCGCGGTCGAGATCAGCCGTGACGGCTTCGATCGGGCGCTGCGCAACGCGTGTCTGTCGAGCTACGTCCGCGGAGTGCACGCCGACCGAGCCACGTGGCAGCGCCAGTTGAAGCGGGCGCCCGCTCGCGTGCAGTGGGACCCGGAGCGGGACCTGCGCCTCCAGCCCCTGCGGTATCGGTCCTTGCAACTGGGTCTCTCCGGTGAAGCTGTACGGCTCTACGCGGACGAGTGGACGGTCGCCATCCGCGACGTGACCCCGCTCGCCCACGAGATCCGTGCCCTCGTCAGCGGAGACGACTTGACCGCCGCCACGCGACTGCTCCCCCAGGAACGCCCTTATCCCGCTGGAGACGAGTTGCTTGCCAACGTCCTGGGATGA
- the mca gene encoding mycothiol conjugate amidase Mca has protein sequence MAVHAHPDDESSKGAATMAKYVSEGVDVLVVTCTGGERGSILNPKLQGDKYIEEHIHEVRKKEMDEAREILGVGQEWLGFVDSGLPEGDPLPPLPDGCFALEDVDKAAGELVRQIRTFRPQVITTYDENGGYPHPDHIMTHKISMVAFEGAADTEKFPESEFGPAYQPLKLYYNQGFNRPRTEALHHALIERGMESPYGDWLKRWDESPMRDRTLTTHIPCAEFYEIRDKALIAHATQIDPDGGWFKVPLDLQKEVWPTEEYELAKSLVDTSLPEDDLFAGIRDNA, from the coding sequence ATGGCCGTGCACGCCCACCCCGACGACGAGTCGAGCAAGGGCGCGGCGACCATGGCGAAGTACGTGTCCGAGGGGGTGGACGTGCTGGTCGTGACCTGCACGGGCGGGGAGCGCGGCTCCATCCTCAACCCGAAGCTTCAGGGCGACAAGTACATCGAGGAGCACATCCACGAGGTACGCAAGAAGGAGATGGACGAGGCCCGCGAGATCCTCGGCGTGGGGCAGGAGTGGCTCGGCTTCGTCGACTCCGGCCTGCCCGAGGGTGACCCGCTGCCGCCGCTGCCCGACGGCTGCTTCGCCCTGGAGGACGTCGACAAGGCGGCCGGTGAGCTGGTGAGGCAGATCCGCACCTTCCGTCCCCAGGTGATCACCACCTACGACGAGAACGGCGGCTACCCGCACCCCGACCACATCATGACCCACAAGATCTCGATGGTGGCGTTCGAGGGCGCGGCGGACACCGAGAAGTTCCCCGAGTCCGAGTTCGGCCCGGCCTACCAGCCGCTGAAGCTCTACTACAACCAGGGCTTCAACCGCCCCCGCACCGAGGCGCTGCACCACGCGCTGATCGAGCGCGGCATGGAGTCGCCGTACGGGGACTGGCTCAAGCGCTGGGACGAGTCGCCGATGCGCGACCGCACCCTGACCACGCACATTCCGTGCGCGGAGTTCTACGAGATCCGCGACAAGGCCCTGATCGCGCACGCCACGCAGATCGACCCCGACGGCGGCTGGTTCAAGGTCCCGCTGGATCTCCAGAAGGAGGTCTGGCCGACGGAGGAGTACGAGCTCGCGAAGTCCCTCGTCGATACCTCCCTCCCCGAGGACGACCTCTTTGCGGGCATCCGCGACAATGCCTGA
- a CDS encoding DUF4307 domain-containing protein, whose protein sequence is MSTASTQLPEGRYGRSSDERADHKLRIAGAVLGALLLALIGYFAYHYVVENKISAEVITFDAQKSAVQVHLEVRKDSGTSGYCTIRSQAADGSEVGRADFRFGGDATRIDKLVTLRTTAPGTTAELLGCHAD, encoded by the coding sequence ATGAGCACGGCGAGCACCCAGCTGCCCGAGGGACGCTACGGCCGCTCCTCGGACGAGCGTGCCGACCACAAGCTCCGTATCGCCGGTGCCGTCCTCGGCGCCCTCCTGCTCGCGCTGATCGGCTACTTCGCCTACCACTACGTCGTCGAGAACAAGATCAGCGCAGAGGTGATCACGTTCGACGCGCAGAAATCCGCGGTGCAGGTGCATCTGGAGGTCCGCAAGGACTCCGGCACCTCCGGCTACTGCACGATCCGCTCCCAGGCGGCGGACGGCTCCGAGGTGGGCCGGGCCGACTTCCGCTTCGGTGGTGACGCCACCCGCATCGACAAGCTCGTCACGCTCCGTACGACGGCCCCGGGCACCACGGCCGAGCTGCTGGGCTGTCACGCCGACTGA
- the msrA gene encoding peptide-methionine (S)-S-oxide reductase MsrA, giving the protein MLFGRTPVLPTPEQALKGRPEPMYTLPDRHTILGTPLLGPYPEGYQIADFGLGCFWGAERTFWRLPVGVWTTLVGYQGGYTENPAYEEVCSGLTGHTEAVRVVFDPALISYERLLKTFWEAHDPTQGFRQGNDVGTQYRSAIHTHTPEQAAAAEASRAAYQQVLTSSGHGRISTEILPATGRTFYPAEGYHQQYLDKNPAGYCGIGGTGVSCPIGVAKADG; this is encoded by the coding sequence ATGCTGTTCGGCCGTACGCCCGTCCTGCCCACCCCCGAGCAGGCGCTGAAGGGCCGCCCCGAGCCGATGTACACGCTCCCCGACCGCCACACCATCCTCGGCACCCCGCTGCTCGGCCCCTACCCCGAGGGCTATCAGATCGCCGACTTCGGCCTGGGCTGTTTCTGGGGCGCCGAGCGCACGTTCTGGCGGCTCCCGGTGGGGGTGTGGACGACCCTGGTCGGCTACCAGGGCGGCTACACCGAGAACCCCGCGTACGAGGAGGTCTGCTCGGGCCTCACCGGCCACACGGAGGCGGTCCGCGTGGTCTTCGACCCCGCCCTCATCTCGTACGAGCGCCTCCTGAAGACCTTCTGGGAGGCCCACGACCCGACGCAGGGCTTCCGCCAGGGCAACGACGTCGGCACCCAGTACCGCTCGGCGATCCACACCCACACTCCCGAGCAGGCAGCCGCGGCCGAGGCCTCCCGAGCCGCCTACCAGCAGGTCCTCACGTCCTCGGGCCACGGCAGGATCTCCACGGAGATCCTCCCCGCGACGGGCCGGACCTTCTATCCGGCGGAGGGGTACCACCAGCAGTACCTCGACAAGAACCCGGCGGGTTACTGCGGGATCGGCGGGACCGGGGTCTCCTGCCCGATCGGCGTGGCCAAGGCCGATGGCTGA
- a CDS encoding NAD(P)-binding domain-containing protein, protein MRIGILGTGTLAAALGEGWARAGHEVVIGGRSQVKAEKLAERLDHEVLAVAPREAVTGRDAVLLAVSWDGVEEMLGMVGASDGVLQGMPLIDPTNAVTHGVGTLLTEHGEAMAGRIAGLAPGARVVKAFHLFPADQWTSPIGGGQSRVTVAMCGDDATALQVVGELVRDVGGIPATLGTLDRVRQLEEVAGFVIGLAFAGFDPGSAVPHVPSNDRRADSQR, encoded by the coding sequence ATGCGTATCGGGATTCTGGGGACAGGGACACTGGCGGCGGCCCTGGGTGAGGGCTGGGCACGTGCGGGGCATGAGGTGGTGATCGGCGGACGGTCGCAGGTCAAGGCGGAGAAGCTTGCTGAGCGGCTGGACCACGAAGTGCTCGCTGTCGCACCGCGTGAGGCGGTCACCGGGCGCGATGCGGTGCTCCTCGCCGTGTCTTGGGACGGTGTCGAAGAGATGCTCGGAATGGTCGGCGCGTCCGACGGCGTGCTCCAAGGGATGCCATTGATCGATCCCACGAACGCCGTTACGCATGGCGTCGGCACTCTGCTCACTGAACACGGCGAGGCGATGGCGGGGCGGATCGCCGGACTTGCTCCGGGAGCCCGGGTCGTGAAGGCGTTCCATCTCTTTCCCGCTGACCAGTGGACGAGCCCGATCGGTGGTGGCCAGTCCCGCGTGACGGTGGCGATGTGCGGCGACGATGCGACCGCGCTGCAAGTCGTCGGTGAACTGGTCCGTGACGTCGGCGGAATCCCGGCGACGCTGGGGACGCTTGATCGCGTCCGCCAGTTGGAGGAGGTGGCGGGATTCGTGATCGGCTTGGCCTTCGCAGGCTTCGACCCTGGCTCCGCCGTCCCTCACGTCCCCTCGAACGACAGGCGCGCCGACTCACAGAGGTAG
- a CDS encoding helix-turn-helix domain-containing protein, with protein sequence MTDHDAHCYEFVADCRLRAATDLFAHTWDPVVLAALRLGPHRRRELHAAIGGISDKVLTDSLHRLLANGLIERHAHPEAPPRVDYALTGLGQSLVEGPMMALGRWAIEHGDELLEAQESSTARGL encoded by the coding sequence ATGACTGATCACGACGCCCACTGCTATGAATTTGTTGCTGATTGCCGTTTGCGCGCGGCCACCGATCTCTTCGCCCATACCTGGGATCCCGTCGTACTGGCGGCGCTTCGCTTGGGACCGCACCGACGCCGCGAGTTGCACGCCGCGATCGGCGGCATCAGCGACAAGGTTCTGACCGACTCCTTGCACCGCCTGCTCGCGAACGGACTGATCGAGCGCCACGCACATCCCGAGGCGCCGCCACGCGTCGACTACGCCCTGACCGGCTTGGGGCAGAGCCTGGTCGAGGGCCCGATGATGGCGCTTGGACGCTGGGCGATCGAGCACGGTGACGAACTTCTTGAAGCCCAGGAGAGCAGTACCGCAAGAGGTCTGTGA
- a CDS encoding sigma factor-like helix-turn-helix DNA-binding protein — protein MRQRQVVQGTRRAREFEAFVAGAAGRLLHAATLLTAEAPDDNPRARRLLTLALAHTYACWDRLRGEDPYDRARQHLALRFAHGAWRRHGVLLRGRTHPDSPLSRLAPQERLILVLRLYEGVAEEQAAALLGLPAERVHTICDRATATLLHPARGPAPAVVKAKVAAS, from the coding sequence GTGCGGCAACGGCAGGTGGTCCAGGGCACACGTCGGGCCCGGGAGTTCGAGGCGTTCGTCGCGGGCGCTGCCGGGCGGCTGCTGCACGCCGCGACGCTCCTGACCGCGGAGGCACCGGACGACAACCCGCGCGCGCGACGCCTGCTGACGCTCGCGCTCGCGCACACGTACGCGTGCTGGGACCGGCTGCGTGGTGAGGATCCCTACGACCGCGCCCGCCAGCACCTCGCCCTGCGCTTCGCACACGGAGCATGGCGCCGCCACGGCGTCCTGCTCCGCGGCCGCACGCACCCCGACAGCCCGCTGTCCCGGCTCGCCCCCCAGGAGCGGCTGATCCTGGTGCTGCGCCTCTACGAGGGTGTGGCCGAGGAACAGGCGGCGGCCCTGCTCGGCCTGCCGGCGGAACGCGTTCACACGATCTGCGACCGGGCGACGGCCACGCTGCTGCACCCGGCGCGCGGGCCCGCACCGGCCGTGGTGAAGGCGAAGGTGGCGGCGTCATGA
- the ilvA gene encoding threonine ammonia-lyase yields the protein MNYRKAHPVPPVTLDDVRGAQKMLSGVARTTAMEGSRHLTQLVGAPVHFKCENLQRTGSFKLRGAYVRIAGLLPEERAAGVVAASAGNHAQGVALASTLLGVRSTVFMPKGAPLPKISATRHYGAEVRLHGQVVDETLAAAQEYADETGAVFIHPFDHPDVIAGQGTVGLEILEQCPEVRTVVLGIGGGGLAAGVAIAVKALRPDVRIVGVQAAGAAAYPPSLAAGRPMSIENPVTMADGMKVGRPGDVPFGIVDELVDEVRTVTEDELSAALLLCLERAKLVVEPAGASPVAALLSDPGAFEGPVVAVLSGGNVDPVLLQRVLRHGMAAQGRYLAVRLRLTDRPGALATLLGVLSVVDANVLDVSHVRTDPRLGLAEAEVELHLETKGPEHCAEVGRALREAGYTVID from the coding sequence ATGAACTACCGCAAGGCCCACCCCGTGCCGCCGGTGACCCTCGACGACGTGCGCGGTGCGCAGAAGATGCTGTCGGGCGTGGCGCGGACGACCGCGATGGAGGGCAGCCGCCATCTGACCCAGCTGGTGGGCGCGCCGGTGCACTTCAAGTGCGAGAACCTCCAGCGGACGGGGTCGTTCAAACTCCGCGGTGCCTACGTCCGGATCGCCGGACTGCTGCCCGAGGAGCGGGCCGCGGGTGTCGTGGCCGCGAGCGCCGGTAACCACGCGCAGGGCGTCGCGCTGGCGTCCACGCTGCTCGGCGTGCGCTCCACGGTGTTCATGCCGAAGGGCGCCCCGCTGCCGAAGATCAGCGCCACCAGGCACTACGGCGCCGAGGTGCGTCTGCACGGTCAGGTGGTCGACGAGACGCTGGCCGCCGCACAGGAGTACGCGGACGAGACGGGCGCGGTGTTCATCCATCCCTTCGACCACCCCGACGTCATCGCGGGCCAGGGCACGGTCGGCCTCGAGATCCTGGAGCAGTGCCCCGAGGTGCGCACGGTCGTTCTCGGGATCGGCGGCGGCGGACTCGCGGCCGGTGTCGCGATCGCAGTGAAGGCCCTGCGGCCGGACGTGCGGATCGTGGGTGTGCAGGCGGCCGGCGCGGCCGCGTATCCGCCCTCGCTGGCGGCCGGGCGCCCGATGTCGATCGAGAACCCGGTGACGATGGCCGACGGCATGAAGGTCGGGCGGCCGGGGGACGTGCCGTTCGGGATCGTGGACGAACTCGTGGACGAGGTGCGCACGGTGACGGAGGACGAGCTGTCCGCCGCGCTGCTGCTGTGCCTGGAGCGGGCCAAGCTGGTCGTCGAGCCGGCCGGGGCGAGCCCGGTCGCGGCGCTGCTGAGCGACCCGGGCGCCTTCGAGGGGCCGGTCGTCGCCGTGCTGTCCGGCGGCAACGTCGACCCGGTGCTGCTGCAGCGGGTGCTGCGGCACGGCATGGCCGCGCAGGGCCGCTACCTGGCCGTTCGGCTCCGGCTCACGGACCGGCCCGGTGCCCTCGCGACGCTCCTCGGGGTGTTGTCAGTGGTCGACGCTAATGTCCTGGACGTGAGCCACGTCCGGACCGATCCACGGCTCGGGCTCGCGGAGGCGGAGGTCGAGCTGCACCTGGAGACGAAGGGGCCGGAGCACTGCGCCGAGGTCGGCCGAGCCCTCCGCGAGGCGGGCTACACGGTCATCGACTGA
- a CDS encoding cystathionine gamma-synthase has translation MSDRHISQHFETLAIHAGNTADPVTGAVVPPIYQVSTYKQDGVGGLRGGYEYSRSANPTRTALEENLAALEGGRRGLAFASGLAAEDCLLRTLLSPGDHVVIPNDAYGGTFRLFAKVVARWGVEWSVADTSDPAAVRAAITPKTKVVWVETPSNPLLGITDIAAVAQISRDAGAKLVVDNTFATPYLQQPLSLGADVVVHSLTKYMGGHSDVVGGALVTADEALGEELAYHQNAMGAVAGPFDSWLVLRGAKTLSVRMDRHSENATKVADMLTRHARVTQVLYPGLEEHPGHEVAAKQMRSFGGMVSFRVEGGEEAAVEVCNRARIFTLGESLGGVESLIEHPGRMTHASVAGSALEVPADLVRLSVGIENVDDLLEDLQQALAK, from the coding sequence ATGAGCGACAGGCACATCAGTCAGCACTTCGAGACCCTCGCGATCCACGCGGGCAACACCGCGGACCCCGTCACCGGAGCGGTGGTCCCGCCGATCTACCAGGTCTCGACCTACAAGCAGGACGGCGTGGGCGGTCTGCGCGGCGGATACGAGTACAGCCGCAGCGCCAATCCGACCCGCACCGCCCTGGAGGAGAACCTCGCCGCCCTCGAAGGCGGCCGCCGGGGCCTCGCGTTCGCGTCCGGACTGGCGGCCGAGGACTGCCTGCTGCGTACGCTGCTCAGCCCCGGCGACCACGTGGTCATCCCCAACGACGCGTACGGCGGCACGTTCCGCCTCTTCGCGAAGGTCGTCGCCCGATGGGGCGTCGAGTGGTCGGTCGCCGACACCAGCGACCCGGCCGCCGTACGGGCCGCGATCACCCCGAAGACCAAGGTCGTGTGGGTGGAGACCCCCTCCAACCCCCTGCTCGGCATCACCGACATCGCCGCCGTCGCCCAGATCTCCCGGGACGCGGGCGCGAAGCTCGTCGTCGACAACACCTTCGCGACGCCCTACCTCCAGCAGCCGCTGTCGCTCGGCGCCGATGTCGTCGTGCACTCCCTGACCAAGTACATGGGCGGCCACTCCGACGTCGTGGGCGGCGCCCTGGTCACCGCCGACGAGGCACTCGGCGAGGAACTGGCGTACCACCAGAACGCGATGGGCGCGGTCGCCGGGCCCTTCGACTCCTGGCTGGTGCTGCGCGGCGCCAAGACGCTGTCGGTGCGCATGGACCGGCACAGCGAGAACGCCACGAAGGTCGCCGACATGCTGACCCGGCACGCGCGCGTGACGCAGGTGCTCTACCCGGGCCTGGAGGAGCACCCCGGTCACGAGGTCGCGGCCAAGCAGATGCGGTCCTTCGGCGGCATGGTCTCCTTCCGGGTGGAGGGCGGCGAGGAGGCGGCCGTCGAGGTCTGCAACCGCGCCAGGATCTTCACGCTGGGGGAGTCCCTGGGAGGCGTCGAGTCGCTGATCGAGCACCCGGGCCGTATGACGCACGCGTCCGTGGCGGGCTCGGCGCTCGAGGTCCCCGCCGACCTCGTGCGCCTGTCCGTGGGCATCGAGAACGTCGACGACCTGCTGGAGGACCTCCAGCAGGCGCTCGCCAAGTAG
- a CDS encoding ABC transporter permease, with translation MSAVTDTARVAAPGNPLSQSVRDSLVIAKRNLIRMSRIPEMVIFGLIQPIMFVVLFSYVFGGSMNIGGTTDSLVYREFLMAGIFAQTVTFATAGAGAGIADDMHKGLIDRFRSLPMARGAVLTGRTLADLVQTALTLFVLAMVALLVGWRTHTSIGEVLGAFGLLLLLGYAFTWVGALIGLSVRTPEAATSGGLIWLFPVTFISNAFVDSSRMTPWLQHVADWNPFSATVQACRVLFGNPGVSPSDAWPMQHPVWASLIYSILIIVIFRTLAVRKYRSATA, from the coding sequence GTGAGCGCCGTCACCGACACCGCGCGGGTCGCGGCTCCCGGCAACCCCCTCAGCCAGTCCGTCCGCGACTCGCTGGTCATCGCCAAGCGCAACCTGATCCGGATGTCCAGAATCCCCGAGATGGTCATCTTCGGCCTCATCCAGCCGATCATGTTCGTGGTGCTGTTCAGCTACGTCTTCGGCGGCTCCATGAACATCGGCGGCACCACGGACTCCTTGGTCTACCGCGAGTTCCTGATGGCCGGCATCTTCGCGCAGACCGTCACCTTCGCCACCGCGGGCGCCGGCGCGGGGATCGCCGACGACATGCACAAGGGGCTCATCGACCGCTTCCGCTCACTGCCCATGGCCCGCGGCGCGGTGCTCACCGGACGGACGCTCGCCGACCTGGTGCAGACGGCGCTGACCCTGTTCGTGCTGGCCATGGTCGCCCTGCTGGTCGGCTGGCGCACCCACACCAGCATCGGCGAGGTACTCGGCGCCTTCGGTCTGCTGCTCCTGCTCGGGTACGCGTTCACCTGGGTCGGCGCCCTGATCGGCCTGTCCGTGCGCACGCCCGAGGCGGCCACCTCGGGTGGGCTGATCTGGCTCTTCCCGGTGACGTTCATCTCGAACGCGTTCGTGGACTCCAGCCGCATGACCCCGTGGCTGCAGCACGTCGCCGACTGGAACCCGTTCAGTGCCACGGTCCAGGCCTGTCGCGTGCTGTTCGGCAACCCCGGTGTGTCCCCCTCCGACGCCTGGCCCATGCAGCACCCGGTCTGGGCCTCGCTGATCTACTCGATCCTGATCATCGTCATATTCAGGACCCTGGCGGTCCGCAAGTACCGCTCGGCCACCGCATGA
- a CDS encoding ATP-binding cassette domain-containing protein: MPGAIYAEGLVKTFGDVRALDGVDLDVPEGTVLGLLGPNGAGKTTAVRCLTTLLKPDSGSAVVAGVDVLKHPDAVRRSIGLSGQFAAVDEYLTGRENLQMVGQLYQMRAKQAKVRAIELLEQFDLADAADRPTKTYSGGMRRRLDLAAALVVSPPVMFMDEPTTGLDPRNRQLLWEVIKQLVSAGTTLLLTTQYLEEADHLAHEIAVVDHGHVIATGTSDQLKARTGGERVEVVVHEREHIQAASEILRGFGKGDTSVEDHMRKLTVPVTGGAKLLAEVIRELDTRGIEIDDIGLRRPTLDDVFLSLTGHAAEAKDEDNDKKEDAK; the protein is encoded by the coding sequence ATGCCTGGCGCCATCTATGCCGAAGGCCTGGTCAAGACCTTCGGTGACGTAAGGGCTCTGGACGGCGTCGACCTCGATGTCCCCGAGGGCACCGTCCTGGGCCTCCTCGGACCGAACGGCGCGGGCAAGACGACGGCCGTCCGCTGCCTGACGACTCTCCTGAAGCCGGACAGCGGCTCGGCGGTCGTCGCGGGCGTCGACGTCCTCAAGCACCCCGACGCCGTGCGCCGCTCCATCGGCCTCTCCGGCCAGTTCGCGGCTGTCGACGAATACCTCACCGGCCGCGAGAACCTGCAGATGGTCGGTCAGCTCTACCAGATGAGGGCGAAGCAGGCGAAGGTCCGCGCGATCGAGCTGCTGGAGCAGTTCGACCTCGCCGACGCCGCCGACCGCCCCACCAAGACCTACTCCGGGGGCATGCGCCGCCGCCTCGACCTCGCGGCCGCCCTGGTGGTCTCACCGCCCGTGATGTTCATGGACGAACCGACGACCGGTCTCGACCCACGCAACCGACAACTGCTGTGGGAGGTCATCAAACAGCTGGTCTCCGCGGGCACCACCCTGCTGCTGACCACCCAGTACCTCGAGGAGGCCGACCACCTCGCCCACGAGATCGCCGTCGTCGACCACGGCCACGTCATCGCCACGGGTACCTCCGACCAGCTCAAGGCCCGCACCGGCGGCGAGCGCGTCGAGGTCGTCGTGCACGAGCGCGAGCACATCCAGGCCGCCTCGGAGATCCTGCGCGGCTTCGGCAAGGGCGACACCTCGGTCGAGGACCACATGCGCAAGCTCACCGTGCCCGTCACCGGCGGCGCCAAGCTGCTCGCCGAGGTCATCCGCGAACTCGACACCCGCGGCATCGAGATAGACGACATCGGCCTGCGCCGCCCCACCCTCGACGACGTGTTCCTGTCGCTGACGGGACATGCGGCCGAGGCGAAGGACGAGGACAACGACAAGAAGGAGGACGCCAAGTGA
- a CDS encoding helix-turn-helix transcriptional regulator: protein MSEQPDRRTQLGSFLRSRRERLTPDEVGLPRTGRRRTPGLRREELALLAGMSATWYTYLEQGRDIRPSEQVLNALAAALRLDAHERDHLFHLAGHGPATPGPEEPEALTREAAAVPHLLQPNPAYVIAGNYDVLSHNQAAEELFPGLVDDTGRPPNFVRWVFLEPVARSVVIDWEPEARGLLARLRTLSTRHPDDPRYTRLVRELHEGSPEVRAWWPQYDIQPRHSGRKRLHHPLHGPTEYAYTAFHLAEAPEQTLVVYADSSTTESLERPTAHHTRRR, encoded by the coding sequence ATGTCCGAGCAGCCCGACCGCCGCACCCAACTGGGCAGCTTTCTGCGCAGCCGCAGGGAGCGCCTCACTCCTGACGAGGTCGGTTTGCCCCGCACCGGCCGCCGTCGGACGCCGGGCCTGCGCCGGGAGGAACTGGCCCTGCTGGCCGGGATGAGTGCCACTTGGTACACGTACCTGGAGCAGGGGCGGGACATCCGCCCCTCCGAACAGGTGCTGAACGCGCTCGCGGCAGCCCTGCGGCTCGATGCGCACGAGCGTGATCACCTGTTCCACCTCGCCGGGCACGGCCCGGCGACACCCGGGCCCGAGGAGCCCGAGGCGCTCACCAGGGAAGCGGCCGCGGTCCCTCACCTGCTCCAGCCGAACCCGGCGTACGTCATCGCCGGCAACTACGACGTCCTGAGCCACAACCAGGCGGCCGAAGAGCTCTTCCCGGGCCTTGTCGACGACACCGGACGCCCGCCCAACTTCGTTCGCTGGGTCTTTCTGGAGCCGGTCGCCCGGTCCGTCGTCATCGACTGGGAACCCGAGGCCCGCGGCCTCCTCGCCCGCCTCCGCACCCTGTCCACCCGCCACCCCGACGACCCCCGCTACACCCGCCTGGTCCGGGAACTGCACGAAGGCAGCCCCGAAGTAAGGGCCTGGTGGCCCCAGTACGACATCCAGCCCCGCCACAGCGGCCGCAAACGCCTGCACCACCCACTGCACGGCCCGACCGAGTACGCGTACACCGCGTTCCACCTGGCCGAAGCGCCGGAACAGACACTCGTGGTCTATGCCGACAGCTCCACCACCGAAAGCCTCGAACGGCCGACCGCACACCACACACGACGCCGATGA
- the greA gene encoding transcription elongation factor GreA → MTQTSEDVTWLTQEAYTKLKEELAYLSGPAREEVTAKIAAAREEGDLRENGGYHAAKEEQGKQELRIRQLTQLLEKAKVGEAPASADGTVAPGMVVTIAFDGDEDDTMTFLLASREYASADVETYSPQSPLGSGVIGHKVGEDAEYELPNGKKASVTILKAEPYNG, encoded by the coding sequence GTGACCCAGACCAGCGAAGACGTCACCTGGCTGACCCAGGAGGCGTACACCAAGCTCAAGGAAGAGCTGGCGTACCTGTCTGGTCCCGCGCGCGAGGAAGTCACCGCGAAGATCGCGGCCGCGCGCGAGGAGGGGGACCTGCGCGAGAACGGCGGGTACCACGCGGCCAAGGAAGAGCAGGGCAAGCAGGAGCTCCGCATCCGCCAGCTGACTCAGCTCCTGGAGAAGGCCAAGGTCGGTGAGGCTCCGGCGTCCGCGGACGGTACCGTGGCGCCCGGCATGGTCGTGACGATCGCCTTCGACGGTGACGAGGACGACACCATGACCTTCCTGCTCGCCTCCCGCGAGTACGCGAGCGCGGACGTCGAGACGTACTCGCCGCAGTCCCCGCTGGGCTCCGGCGTGATCGGCCACAAGGTCGGTGAGGACGCGGAGTACGAGCTGCCGAACGGCAAGAAGGCCTCCGTGACCATCCTCAAGGCCGAGCCCTACAACGGCTGA